The Humulus lupulus chromosome 3, drHumLupu1.1, whole genome shotgun sequence genome window below encodes:
- the LOC133823236 gene encoding WAT1-related protein At5g07050-like, producing the protein MEGKTGCFSNFFQMTKPYIAMISLQFGYAGMNIITKVSLNRGMSHYVLVVYRHAFATAAIAPFALVLERKVRPKITFPIFIQLFVLGLLGPVIDQNFYYAGLKFTSPTFSCAMSNMLPAMTFVMAVLCRMEKLDMKKVRCQAKLVGTIVTVAGAMLMTLYKGQVINFFWVDQTHNLNSSATDAAAAASADKDWLKGSILLIIATLAWASFFILQAVTLRKYTAQLSLTAIVCFLGTLQSIAVTFVMEQKPSAWSIGWDMNLLAAAYAGIVSSGIAYYVQGIVMQKRGPVFVTAFSPLMMIIVAIMGSFILAENIYLGGILGAVLIVMGLYSVLWGKYKEYKEKEEEIIVEIVKGNTCGHQHDPDHHHSVNIFRIETVREDVIEGANDNDDIEMQKNRTNTENDNALAPAANICVPLPQPTVIALPIQDPKI; encoded by the exons aTGGAAGGGAAAACTGGATGCTTTAGTAATTTCTTTCAAATGACTAAGCCATACATAGCTATGATCTCTCTTCAGTTCGGCTATGCTGGGATGAACATAATTACCAAAGTGTCCCTCAACAGGGGAATGAGCCACTACGTCCTTGTTGTCTACAGGCACGCCTTTGCCACGGCCGCTATTGCTCCTTTCGCACTAGTTCTCGAGAG AAAAGTAAGACCCAAGATCACTTTTCCAATTTTTATCCAGcttttcgttctgggccttcttGG GCCTGTGATTGATCAGAACTTCTACTATGCTGGGCTAAAGTTCACATCTCCTACGTTCTCCTGTGCCATGAGCAACATGCTCCCAGCAATGACATTTGTCATGGCTGTTCTCTGCCG GATGGAGAAGTTAGACATGAAAAAAGTGAGATGCCAAGCAAAATTAGTGGGAACAATAGTGACGGTAGCAGGAGCAATGTTGATGACATTGTACAAAGGACAAGTAATTAATTTCTTCTGGGTTGACCAAACTCACAACCTCAATTCGTCTGCTACTGATGCTGCCGCCGCTGCCTCCGCTGACAAGGACTGGCTTAAGGGCTCCATTCTTCTCATTATAGCCACCCTTGCCTGGGCTTCCTTCTTTATCCTTCAGGCTGTGACACTAAGGAAATATACTGCTCAACTGTCACTCACTGCAATTGTGTGCTTCTTGGGGACCCTGCAATCTATTGCTGTCACCTTTGTTATGGAACAAAAGCCTTCTGCTTGGTCTATTGGTTGGGACATGAATCTCCTTGCTGCTGCCTATGCT GGTATAGTATCATCGGGCATAGCATACTATGTTCAAGGGATAGTGATGCAGAAAAGAGGCCCTGTTTTTGTCACTGCATTTAGCCCTCTGATGATGATCATTGTCGCTATCATGGGATCTTTCATCCTTGCGGAAAACATTTACCTCGGAGG TATTCTTGGTGCTGTTCTTATTGTGATGGGGTTGTACTCTGTTCTCTGGGGCAAATACAAGGAGTACAAGGAGAAGGAAGAAGAGATAATTGTAGAAATTGTTAAAGGAAACACCTGTGGGCATCAACATGATCCCGATCATCATCATAGTGTTAATATTTTCCGAATTGAAACTGTGAGAGAAGATGTCATTGAAGGAGCAAACGACAACGACGACATTGAAATGCAAAAGAATAGAACTAATACCGAAAATGACAATGCCTTAGCTCCTGCTGCAAACATTTGTGTGCCACTTCCCCAGCCCACAGTAATAGCTTTACCAATACAAGACCcaaaaatttaa